The following are encoded together in the candidate division KSB1 bacterium genome:
- a CDS encoding glutamine--tRNA ligase/YqeY domain fusion protein, translating to MPSSESTPVASNFIRELIREDLRTNRFGGQVITRFPPEPNGYLHIGHAKAICIDFGMAKEFGGRCHLRFDDTNPTKEEQEYVDAITADVRWLGFDWGEHLYFASDYFEQLYDYAVQLIKAGKAYVDDLSTEEIRAYRGTLTEPGRNSPWRDRSVEENLDLFARMRAGEFPDGAKVLRAKIDMASPNLNLRDPVMYRIRHATHHRTGDKWCIYPMYDWAHGQSDSIEGITHSICTLEYEDHRPLYDWFLDALGIHHPQQIEFARLNLTYTVMSKRKLLQLVEQGHVSGWDDPRLPTLAGLRRRGFPPEAIRDFCERIGVAKSNSVVDVGLLEHCVREYLNRHAPRVMAVLRPLRVVITNYPEGRVEEMEAINNPEDPAAGTRRVPFTRVLYIERDDFREDPPRKFFRLAPGREVRLRYAYFITCTEVVKDPATGEIIELRCTYDPATRGGDSPDGRKVKGTIHWVSAAHARKVEVRLYDRLFLKENPDDNKDFLAQLNPNSLEVLKDCLVEPGLAQAAPGSRFQFERLGYFCVDTVDSRPGQPVFNRIVPLKDSWSKIEKAGNAD from the coding sequence ATGCCCTCTTCCGAATCGACTCCGGTCGCTTCCAACTTCATTCGCGAACTGATCCGGGAAGACCTGCGCACCAACCGCTTCGGCGGCCAAGTGATCACCCGCTTTCCGCCCGAGCCCAACGGCTATCTTCACATCGGCCATGCCAAGGCGATTTGCATCGATTTCGGCATGGCAAAGGAATTCGGCGGCCGCTGCCATCTGCGCTTCGACGATACCAATCCCACCAAGGAGGAGCAGGAATATGTCGATGCCATCACCGCCGATGTGCGCTGGCTTGGCTTCGACTGGGGCGAGCATCTTTATTTCGCTTCCGACTATTTCGAGCAGTTGTATGACTACGCCGTGCAGCTCATCAAGGCCGGCAAGGCTTATGTCGATGATCTCAGCACCGAGGAGATTCGCGCATACCGCGGCACGCTGACCGAGCCGGGCCGCAACAGCCCCTGGCGCGACCGCTCCGTCGAGGAAAACCTCGACTTGTTTGCACGCATGCGTGCCGGCGAATTCCCCGACGGCGCCAAAGTTCTGCGCGCCAAGATCGACATGGCCTCGCCCAATCTCAATCTGCGCGATCCCGTGATGTATCGCATCCGCCATGCCACGCATCATCGCACCGGCGACAAATGGTGCATCTATCCCATGTACGATTGGGCGCACGGCCAGTCCGACTCCATCGAAGGCATCACCCATTCCATCTGCACGCTGGAATACGAGGATCATCGCCCGCTCTACGACTGGTTCCTCGATGCCCTCGGCATTCATCATCCGCAGCAGATCGAGTTTGCGCGCCTCAACCTCACCTACACCGTGATGAGCAAGCGCAAGCTGCTGCAGCTCGTCGAGCAGGGACATGTCAGCGGCTGGGACGATCCCCGCCTGCCCACGCTCGCCGGCTTGCGGCGCCGCGGCTTTCCCCCCGAAGCCATCCGCGATTTTTGCGAACGCATCGGGGTCGCCAAGAGCAACAGCGTGGTCGACGTCGGCCTGCTCGAACATTGCGTGCGCGAGTATCTCAACCGCCATGCCCCGCGTGTCATGGCGGTGTTGCGCCCGCTGCGCGTGGTGATCACCAACTATCCGGAAGGCCGGGTCGAGGAAATGGAGGCGATCAACAACCCCGAAGACCCCGCCGCCGGCACCCGCCGCGTGCCGTTCACGCGCGTGCTTTACATCGAGCGCGACGACTTCCGGGAAGATCCTCCCAGGAAATTCTTCCGCCTGGCGCCCGGTCGGGAAGTGCGCCTGCGTTACGCCTACTTCATCACCTGCACCGAGGTCGTGAAAGATCCGGCCACCGGCGAGATCATCGAGCTGCGCTGCACCTACGATCCCGCCACGCGCGGTGGCGATTCACCCGACGGGCGCAAGGTGAAGGGCACGATTCACTGGGTCTCCGCGGCGCATGCGCGCAAAGTCGAAGTGCGGTTGTATGACCGCCTTTTTCTCAAAGAAAATCCCGACGACAACAAAGACTTCCTGGCACAGCTCAATCCCAACTCGCTCGAAGTGCTGAAAGACTGTCTCGTCGAGCCGGGTCTCGCGCAGGCCGCGCCCGGCAGCCGCTTTCAGTTTGAGCGGCTCGGTTATTTTTGCGTGGACACGGTCGACTCCAGGCCCGGGCAGCCGGTGTTCAATCGCATCGTGCCCTTGAAGGACTCCTGGAGCAAAATCGAAAAAGCCGGCAATGCCGACTGA
- a CDS encoding succinate dehydrogenase cytochrome b subunit yields MNEKPAVLTSSIGSKIVVALTGIGLVLFVLVHMIGNLQMFIGREAMNNYAVTLRQFGPLLWVVRLGLLGIALVHVFMTLRLKLQNRAARPVRYHFNHTVQATLASRTMVISGLIILAFVVYHLLHFTLGVTHPEHFALHDDQGRHDVYNMVVYGFQNVLISGFYVVAMVLLFSHLSHGTASFLQSLGWNPPRYRARIARLGAVVAWLVCLGFISVPLGVLTGLIKPVGGGM; encoded by the coding sequence ATGAATGAAAAGCCTGCGGTATTGACTTCTTCGATCGGCAGCAAGATCGTGGTGGCGCTCACCGGCATCGGGCTGGTGCTGTTCGTGCTGGTGCACATGATCGGCAATCTGCAGATGTTCATCGGCCGGGAGGCAATGAATAACTACGCGGTCACGCTGCGGCAATTCGGCCCGTTGTTGTGGGTGGTGCGCCTGGGTCTGCTGGGCATCGCGCTGGTGCATGTGTTCATGACCCTGCGGCTGAAGCTGCAAAACCGTGCAGCGCGGCCGGTGCGTTATCATTTCAACCACACGGTGCAGGCCACGCTCGCTTCGCGCACGATGGTGATCAGCGGGCTGATCATCCTCGCCTTTGTTGTGTATCATCTGCTGCATTTCACGCTGGGCGTGACCCACCCCGAACATTTTGCGCTGCATGATGACCAGGGCCGGCACGATGTGTACAACATGGTGGTTTATGGTTTTCAGAATGTTCTGATCTCCGGTTTCTATGTGGTGGCGATGGTGCTGTTGTTTTCCCACTTGAGCCACGGCACGGCCAGCTTCTTGCAATCACTCGGCTGGAACCCTCCCCGATACCGTGCGCGGATTGCCCGTTTGGGCGCGGTGGTGGCATGGCTCGTTTGCCTGGGTTTCATCTCGGTGCCGCTGGGCGTGCTCACCGGCCTCATCAAACCTGTCGGAGGAGGGATGTGA
- a CDS encoding succinate dehydrogenase/fumarate reductase iron-sulfur subunit, producing the protein MKVTLHVWRQPNANTPGKLVTYPSPEVSPDMSFLEMLDVLNEELTRKGEDPIAFDHDCREGICGACSLVINGIAHGPGAGKTTCQLYMRQFKNGDHIHVEPWRARAFPVIKDLVVDRSAFDRIMQAGGFISVNTGGAPDANAILIPKAVAETAMDAAACIGCGACVAACKNASAMLFVAAKVSHLALLPQGQPERERRVRNMVAQMDAEGFGNCTNQYECEAVCPKEIKATFIARMNREYLRALIRPAVP; encoded by the coding sequence ATGAAAGTGACCTTGCATGTGTGGCGTCAGCCGAATGCGAACACGCCCGGCAAGCTGGTGACTTATCCCTCGCCGGAAGTCAGTCCCGACATGTCCTTTCTCGAAATGCTGGATGTGCTCAATGAAGAGCTGACGCGCAAGGGGGAAGATCCCATCGCTTTCGATCACGACTGTCGCGAGGGCATCTGCGGTGCCTGCTCGCTGGTGATCAACGGCATCGCGCACGGCCCGGGTGCCGGCAAAACCACCTGCCAGCTCTACATGCGGCAGTTCAAGAACGGCGATCACATCCATGTGGAGCCCTGGCGTGCCCGGGCGTTTCCGGTGATCAAGGATCTGGTGGTTGACCGCAGCGCCTTCGACCGCATCATGCAGGCCGGCGGTTTCATTTCGGTGAACACCGGCGGCGCGCCGGATGCCAATGCCATTTTGATTCCCAAGGCGGTGGCGGAAACCGCGATGGATGCCGCCGCCTGTATCGGCTGCGGGGCATGTGTGGCAGCCTGCAAAAATGCCTCGGCGATGCTGTTCGTGGCGGCGAAAGTCTCGCATCTCGCTTTGTTGCCACAGGGGCAACCCGAGCGCGAGCGCCGCGTGCGCAACATGGTGGCGCAGATGGACGCGGAGGGCTTCGGCAACTGCACCAACCAGTATGAATGTGAAGCCGTGTGCCCAAAGGAAATCAAGGCGACCTTCATCGCCAGGATGAACCGGGAATACCTCCGGGCCCTCATCAGGCCGGCTGTGCCATGA
- a CDS encoding DUF3810 domain-containing protein — protein sequence MNLFRNRVLALATAVTAGLLLSLPVLAHQPAWIETFYSRRFYFALTGLLSPLTSAVPFSLSEICFYLGVLTMLALAGRLWRRRQWQRGLRNMLLGAALFVSWFYLAWGCNYFRAPIDEQLGLAGGTAPDSLAYRRHLEESIVATNNAWRPVPAWNLTGLDSLIECSLRRLLPELSLPLAPGSRRPKHLLMSAVLDYTLTSGFFSPFLHEIHLNAGLLPVELPFVLAHEKAHQLGYARESEASFLGVLASLASTDSAVQYSGHLALLQHFLARAALFKDADSLRQRVRPEVRADLLAVQQRWQPYHGVVSHVTQRTYDAYLRANRVRGGRQNYGEVVELMMRWREQPRQEK from the coding sequence ATGAATCTCTTCCGCAATCGCGTGCTCGCCCTGGCGACGGCCGTGACCGCAGGTCTCCTCCTGTCCCTGCCTGTGCTGGCACATCAACCCGCCTGGATTGAAACTTTCTACAGCCGGCGCTTTTATTTCGCACTCACCGGCCTGCTTTCGCCCCTCACCTCCGCTGTGCCTTTTTCCCTCTCCGAGATTTGTTTTTACCTCGGCGTGTTGACGATGCTTGCGTTGGCAGGGCGGCTCTGGCGTCGGCGCCAGTGGCAACGCGGCTTGCGCAACATGCTGTTGGGCGCGGCGCTGTTCGTGTCATGGTTCTATCTCGCCTGGGGCTGCAATTATTTTCGCGCGCCAATCGACGAGCAATTGGGATTGGCCGGCGGGACTGCTCCCGACAGCCTCGCGTATCGGCGCCATCTGGAAGAGAGCATCGTCGCCACCAACAACGCCTGGCGGCCGGTGCCGGCCTGGAACTTGACGGGGCTCGACAGTTTGATCGAGTGCAGCCTGCGCCGGCTTTTGCCCGAGTTGTCACTGCCGCTCGCGCCGGGCAGCCGCCGGCCGAAACACCTGCTCATGTCCGCGGTGCTCGACTACACCCTGACCTCCGGCTTTTTCAGCCCCTTTTTGCACGAAATTCATCTCAACGCCGGCCTGCTGCCGGTGGAGTTGCCGTTCGTGCTGGCGCATGAGAAGGCGCACCAACTGGGCTATGCACGCGAATCCGAAGCCAGTTTCCTCGGCGTGCTCGCCTCTCTGGCGAGCACCGACTCTGCGGTGCAATATTCCGGGCACCTTGCGCTGCTGCAGCATTTTCTGGCGCGCGCGGCGCTGTTTAAGGATGCCGACTCCCTGCGGCAGCGCGTGCGGCCGGAGGTGCGCGCCGATCTGCTTGCCGTGCAGCAGCGCTGGCAGCCCTATCATGGCGTGGTCTCCCATGTCACGCAGCGCACTTATGATGCCTATTTGCGCGCGAACCGCGTTCGTGGCGGCAGGCAGAATTACGGGGAAGTGGTGGAGTTGATGATGCGATGGCGGGAACAACCGAGGCAGGAAAAATAG
- a CDS encoding zinc-dependent alcohol dehydrogenase family protein, which produces MKAMILTRLAALTQNPAPLTLTDLPDPVPHDDEILIRVAACAVCHTELDEIEGRTPPPRLPVVPGHQVVGRVESAGGPFKPGERVGVAWIFSACGTCHFCRRGDENLCPQFQATGRDANGGYAELMTVPAAFAFPIPDIFSDAQAAPLLCAGAIGYRSLRLTGLQDGQKLGLTGFGASGHLVLKLARRQFPRSQIFVFARSATERAFALELGAAWAGDTEEKAPEKLHAIIDTTPVWRPIVAALENLEPGGRLVINAIRKEETDKAALLRLDYPGHLWLEKEIKSVANVSRRDVAEFLALAAQIPLKPEVQEFPLEEANTALLELKARNLRGAKVLRIA; this is translated from the coding sequence ATGAAAGCCATGATCCTCACCCGCCTGGCGGCGCTCACGCAGAACCCCGCGCCGCTGACGCTGACGGATCTTCCCGATCCGGTTCCGCACGACGATGAAATTCTCATCAGAGTTGCCGCGTGCGCGGTGTGCCACACCGAGCTGGATGAAATCGAAGGCCGCACCCCGCCGCCGCGCCTGCCGGTGGTGCCGGGCCATCAGGTGGTGGGCCGGGTCGAATCCGCCGGCGGCCCCTTCAAGCCCGGTGAGCGCGTCGGCGTGGCCTGGATTTTCTCCGCCTGCGGCACGTGCCACTTTTGCCGGCGCGGCGATGAGAATTTGTGTCCGCAATTCCAAGCCACCGGCCGCGATGCCAACGGCGGCTATGCGGAACTCATGACCGTTCCCGCGGCTTTCGCCTTCCCCATCCCCGACATTTTCTCCGATGCGCAAGCGGCACCCCTGTTGTGCGCCGGCGCGATTGGTTATCGCTCATTGCGTCTCACCGGCTTGCAAGACGGTCAAAAGCTCGGACTCACCGGCTTCGGCGCTTCCGGCCATCTCGTCCTCAAGCTGGCACGGCGGCAATTTCCCCGATCGCAAATTTTTGTCTTTGCGCGCAGTGCAACAGAACGGGCCTTTGCGCTGGAGCTGGGTGCGGCCTGGGCGGGCGACACGGAAGAAAAAGCGCCGGAAAAGCTGCATGCCATCATCGACACCACACCGGTGTGGCGCCCGATCGTGGCGGCGCTGGAGAATTTGGAACCCGGCGGCCGGCTGGTGATCAACGCCATTCGCAAAGAGGAGACGGACAAAGCGGCCTTGCTGCGCCTGGATTATCCCGGCCATCTTTGGCTCGAAAAGGAGATCAAAAGCGTGGCCAACGTCAGCCGGCGGGACGTGGCTGAATTTTTGGCGCTCGCCGCGCAAATCCCCCTCAAACCCGAGGTGCAGGAGTTTCCCCTGGAAGAGGCCAACACCGCCCTGCTCGAACTGAAGGCGCGCAACCTCCGCGGGGCCAAGGTGCTGCGGATTGCCTAG
- a CDS encoding fumarate reductase/succinate dehydrogenase flavoprotein subunit — MKLDAKIPAGPLPEKWDRHKFEMKLISPANKRKFEVIVVGSGLAGASAAASMAELGYRVSCFCFQDSPRRAHSIAAQGGINAAKNYQNDGDSVDRLFYDTIKGGDFRAREANVYRLAQVSGNIIDQCVAQGVPFAREYGGLLDNRSFGGAQVSRTFYARGQTGQQLLLGAYSALCRQIGLGNVKMYPRTEMLDLVVIDGVARGIITRSLVNGRIERHVADAVVLATGGYSRVYFLSTNAMGCNTTAIWRAYRRGAAFANPCFTQIHPTCIPVSGEHQSKLTLMSESLRNDGRIWVPKKRGDTRAPQDIPEDERDYYLERKYPSYGNLAPRDISSRAAKEVCDEGRGVGESKRGVYLDFSDAIRRLGENVIRERYGNLFDMYEEITGENPYRVPMRIYPAPHYTMGGLWVDYNLMSTIPGLFVIGEANFSDHGANRLGASALMQGLADGYFILPYTIGHYFATAKPKKMTGTDHAAFRQAEEDVTGRIKRLLGSKSRRTVDSFHRELGALMWERCGMSRNAAGLRQNLQEIPALREQYWSAVTVVGSNEEYNLSLEKALRVADFFELAELMCRDALERNESCGGHFREEYQTAEGEALRNDKEYCHVSVWEYQGESQAPVLHKEPLHFEYVQLAERSYK, encoded by the coding sequence ATGAAACTCGATGCGAAAATTCCCGCAGGGCCACTGCCGGAAAAATGGGACAGGCACAAGTTCGAAATGAAGCTGATCAGCCCGGCGAACAAGCGCAAGTTCGAGGTGATCGTGGTGGGCAGCGGGCTGGCGGGCGCTTCTGCCGCGGCGAGCATGGCGGAACTGGGCTACCGGGTGTCGTGCTTCTGTTTTCAAGACAGCCCGCGGCGCGCGCACAGCATCGCGGCGCAGGGCGGGATCAATGCCGCCAAAAATTATCAAAATGACGGCGACAGCGTTGATCGGTTGTTCTATGACACGATCAAAGGCGGTGATTTCCGCGCGCGTGAGGCCAATGTCTACCGGCTGGCGCAGGTGAGCGGCAACATCATCGATCAATGCGTGGCGCAGGGCGTGCCGTTCGCGCGCGAGTATGGCGGCCTGCTCGACAACCGCTCGTTTGGCGGGGCGCAGGTGTCCCGCACGTTTTATGCCCGCGGCCAGACCGGCCAGCAGCTTTTGCTGGGCGCCTATTCCGCGCTGTGCCGGCAGATCGGTCTGGGCAACGTCAAGATGTATCCACGCACGGAAATGCTCGATTTGGTGGTGATCGACGGCGTGGCGCGCGGCATCATCACCCGCAGCCTGGTCAACGGCAGGATCGAGCGCCATGTCGCCGATGCGGTGGTGCTGGCTACCGGTGGCTACAGCCGTGTTTATTTCCTGTCGACCAATGCGATGGGCTGCAACACCACGGCGATCTGGCGTGCCTACCGCCGCGGCGCGGCCTTCGCCAATCCCTGCTTCACCCAGATTCACCCGACCTGCATCCCGGTGAGCGGTGAGCATCAATCCAAGCTCACGCTGATGTCGGAATCGCTGCGCAACGACGGCCGCATCTGGGTGCCGAAGAAGAGGGGCGACACGCGCGCGCCGCAGGATATTCCCGAAGACGAGCGCGATTACTACCTCGAGCGCAAGTATCCGAGCTATGGCAATCTTGCGCCGCGTGACATCTCCTCGCGCGCCGCCAAGGAAGTCTGCGATGAAGGCCGTGGCGTCGGCGAAAGCAAGCGCGGCGTTTATCTCGATTTCTCCGATGCCATCCGCCGCCTCGGCGAAAACGTCATTCGCGAGCGCTATGGCAACCTGTTCGACATGTACGAGGAGATCACCGGCGAGAATCCCTACCGGGTGCCGATGCGCATCTACCCCGCGCCGCACTACACCATGGGCGGTCTGTGGGTGGATTACAATCTGATGAGCACCATCCCCGGCCTGTTCGTGATCGGCGAGGCCAACTTCTCCGATCATGGCGCCAACCGCCTGGGCGCCAGCGCCCTGATGCAGGGGCTGGCCGACGGCTACTTCATTTTGCCCTACACCATCGGGCATTATTTTGCCACTGCCAAACCGAAGAAGATGACCGGCACGGACCACGCGGCTTTCCGCCAGGCGGAGGAGGACGTCACCGGCCGCATCAAGCGCCTGCTCGGCAGCAAGAGCAGACGCACGGTGGATTCCTTCCACCGCGAGTTGGGCGCGCTGATGTGGGAACGCTGCGGCATGAGCCGCAATGCCGCTGGTTTGCGGCAAAACCTGCAGGAGATCCCGGCGCTGCGCGAGCAATATTGGAGCGCGGTCACCGTGGTCGGCAGCAATGAGGAATACAACCTCTCCCTGGAAAAAGCGCTGCGGGTGGCGGATTTCTTCGAGCTGGCCGAGCTGATGTGCCGCGATGCGCTCGAACGCAACGAATCCTGCGGCGGTCATTTCCGGGAGGAATATCAAACCGCCGAGGGCGAGGCCCTGCGCAACGACAAAGAATACTGCCATGTGAGCGTGTGGGAATATCAAGGCGAAAGCCAGGCACCGGTTCTGCACAAGGAGCCGCTGCACTTCGAGTATGTCCAGCTAGCGGAGAGGAGCTACAAATGA
- a CDS encoding S9 family peptidase — MMECPGRFLRAAGMAALILAGSATAQPAPPLAARHPKVDTLHGEQRRDDYFWLREKDNPAVRQYLAAENAYAEKLLAFTKPLQEKLYQEMLGRIKETDLSVPYREGDYFYYSRTEQGRQYPIYCRKAGSLAAPEEITLDLNQLARGRVFLGLGAYAVSDDGNLLAYAIDTTGFRVYDLQIKDLRTGELLPDRAHDVGSVFWAADNRTLFYVTKDAAKRPYRLHRHVLGSQPELLYEEQDERFSLWGGRTRSQAYLIVYSASLTSTEARFISAGAPHSAWQILLPRRPDRQFEIEHHGDRFYIRVNDAGRNFRLVSAPVSDPGEKNWQEIVPHRQEVMLEGIDCFARHYVLYERHNGLEQIRITDLQTGVSHYLAFPEAVYTAAAGTNRVWDTPTLRYHYQSLITPGSVYDYDMTTRTSTLLKQTEVRGGYDKNQYRCERLFATARDGTRIPISIVYKKGFKKNGRAPLLLNGYGAYGYAYDAGFNSNRLSLLDRGFAVAIAHIRGGGELGKAWHDQGRMQNKMNTFTDFIACAEFLIAQKFTARDKLIIEGGSAGGLLMGAVTNLRPDLFKAVVSHVPFVDVINTMLDESLPLTVAEFEEWGNPRKPEEYAWLRQYCPYTNLAAKAYPAMLLKTAFNDSQVMYWEPAKYVAKLRRLKTDRNPLVFVINMGAGHGGASGRYDRLREIALDYAFMLWQAGVVQPPQ; from the coding sequence ATGATGGAATGCCCCGGGCGTTTTTTACGCGCGGCCGGCATGGCGGCACTCATACTGGCCGGCAGCGCAACGGCCCAGCCTGCGCCGCCACTGGCCGCCCGCCATCCCAAAGTCGACACCCTTCACGGCGAGCAACGCAGGGATGATTATTTCTGGCTGCGGGAAAAGGACAATCCGGCGGTGCGGCAATACCTCGCAGCCGAGAATGCCTACGCCGAAAAACTGCTGGCCTTCACCAAACCGCTGCAGGAAAAGTTGTATCAGGAAATGCTCGGCCGCATCAAGGAAACCGATCTCTCCGTGCCCTATCGCGAAGGCGATTACTTTTACTACAGCCGCACTGAGCAGGGCCGGCAGTATCCCATCTACTGCCGCAAAGCCGGCTCCCTTGCCGCACCCGAGGAAATCACGCTCGATCTCAACCAGCTCGCCCGGGGCAGGGTGTTCCTGGGGCTCGGTGCCTATGCCGTGAGCGATGACGGCAACCTGCTTGCTTATGCCATCGACACCACCGGCTTCCGTGTCTATGATCTGCAGATCAAGGATCTGCGCACCGGCGAATTGCTGCCCGATCGTGCCCATGATGTCGGCTCGGTGTTTTGGGCGGCGGACAACCGCACGCTGTTCTACGTGACCAAGGACGCGGCCAAGCGGCCTTATCGCCTCCATCGCCACGTGCTCGGCAGCCAGCCGGAGCTGTTGTATGAAGAGCAGGACGAACGCTTCAGCCTGTGGGGCGGCCGCACACGCAGCCAGGCTTATTTGATCGTTTATTCCGCCAGCCTGACTTCCACCGAGGCGCGCTTCATTTCCGCCGGCGCGCCGCACAGCGCGTGGCAGATCCTGCTGCCACGCCGGCCCGACCGCCAGTTCGAGATCGAACATCATGGCGACCGGTTCTACATTCGCGTGAATGACGCCGGCCGCAATTTCCGGCTGGTGAGCGCACCGGTGAGCGATCCCGGCGAAAAAAACTGGCAGGAGATCGTGCCGCACCGGCAGGAGGTGATGCTGGAGGGCATCGATTGCTTCGCCCGCCACTACGTGCTCTATGAACGCCACAACGGGCTGGAACAGATCCGCATCACCGACCTGCAAACCGGGGTGAGCCATTATCTCGCATTTCCCGAAGCGGTGTACACCGCCGCTGCAGGCACCAACCGCGTGTGGGACACCCCGACACTGCGCTACCACTACCAGTCGCTGATCACGCCCGGCTCGGTGTATGACTACGACATGACCACGCGCACCAGCACGCTGCTCAAACAAACCGAGGTGCGGGGTGGCTACGACAAAAATCAATATCGCTGCGAACGGCTGTTTGCCACCGCGCGCGACGGCACGCGCATTCCGATTTCGATTGTCTATAAAAAAGGCTTCAAGAAAAACGGCCGCGCGCCGCTGCTGCTCAACGGTTATGGCGCCTATGGTTACGCTTATGACGCCGGCTTCAACTCCAATCGTCTGAGCCTGCTCGACCGCGGCTTTGCGGTGGCGATTGCACACATTCGCGGCGGCGGCGAGCTGGGCAAGGCCTGGCACGACCAGGGTCGCATGCAAAACAAGATGAACACCTTCACTGATTTCATCGCCTGCGCCGAGTTTCTGATCGCACAGAAATTCACAGCGCGGGACAAGTTGATCATCGAAGGCGGCAGCGCCGGCGGCCTGCTGATGGGTGCGGTCACCAATCTGCGTCCGGATCTCTTCAAAGCCGTGGTCAGCCACGTGCCGTTCGTGGACGTGATCAACACCATGCTCGATGAGAGCCTGCCGCTCACCGTGGCGGAGTTCGAGGAGTGGGGCAATCCGCGCAAACCGGAGGAATATGCCTGGCTCAGGCAATATTGCCCCTACACCAATCTGGCCGCCAAAGCCTACCCCGCCATGCTGCTGAAGACGGCATTCAACGACAGCCAGGTGATGTATTGGGAGCCGGCGAAATATGTGGCGAAATTGCGGCGCCTGAAGACGGACCGCAATCCGCTGGTGTTCGTGATCAACATGGGCGCCGGCCACGGCGGCGCTTCGGGGCGCTACGACCGGCTGCGCGAGATCGCGCTGGATTATGCCTTCATGTTGTGGCAGGCGGGCGTGGTGCAGCCGCCGCAGTGA
- a CDS encoding glycosyltransferase family 39 protein yields MSQSKLKFVPEGILVLALALIKLTLHFLTNTNYELHRDVYLYLALADHPAWGYVSVPPLTPMIGKVALWLLGHNAFAAGFFPALIGAVSIIIIALLVKELGGGRWALVLACAAFLLSPAFLRSNTFLMPVSFDQFAWLLSGYLMVKLIRTQNPRYWIWLGLTWGLAFLNKYAIVFFVLAALLALLLTPQRNLFWSKHFVAGVVLGTLIILPNLLWQHNHNWPVIGHMAELRRTQLVHVEPAGFLMQQLLMNLHALPLWLAGLFHLLFAPAAREWRALGLTCVLVILILMALSGKAYYTLGAYPLLFAAGGVAFERLEALRGRVLRPAMLAIMILIALPALPYGLPVLPLERMAAYAQASRAWGMEGALAWEDGRVHELPQDYADMTGWRELAEIVIRTYDGLSAAEKAHTTIYAENYGQAGAIKFYGRKRGLPEPVSFNESFVLWAPDSVALGTLIYLNDELGADLQPHFGEIELAGRVNNRYFRENGVQVYLCRNPREGLAAFYRSRVASQKNHYR; encoded by the coding sequence ATGAGCCAATCGAAACTAAAATTCGTGCCAGAGGGAATTCTCGTCCTGGCGCTGGCGCTGATCAAACTCACGCTGCATTTTTTGACGAACACCAATTACGAGCTGCACCGTGATGTTTATCTTTATCTGGCCCTGGCGGATCATCCCGCGTGGGGCTACGTCTCGGTGCCGCCGCTCACGCCGATGATCGGCAAGGTGGCGCTGTGGCTGCTCGGCCACAACGCCTTTGCCGCGGGTTTCTTTCCCGCCCTGATCGGCGCCGTGTCGATCATCATCATTGCGCTGCTGGTGAAAGAACTCGGCGGTGGCCGGTGGGCGCTGGTGCTGGCGTGCGCGGCATTCCTGCTGTCACCGGCCTTTCTGCGCAGCAACACGTTCTTGATGCCGGTTTCGTTCGACCAGTTTGCCTGGCTGCTCAGCGGCTATCTCATGGTCAAACTCATCAGGACGCAAAATCCGCGGTATTGGATCTGGCTGGGCCTCACCTGGGGCCTGGCCTTTTTGAATAAGTATGCCATCGTGTTCTTCGTGCTCGCCGCATTGCTGGCCTTGCTGCTCACCCCGCAGAGAAATCTCTTCTGGTCCAAACACTTTGTTGCCGGGGTGGTGCTGGGCACGCTGATTATTCTGCCCAACCTGCTCTGGCAGCACAACCACAATTGGCCAGTGATCGGGCATATGGCAGAATTGCGGCGCACGCAGTTGGTGCATGTCGAACCCGCCGGTTTCCTCATGCAGCAGTTGCTCATGAATCTGCATGCCTTGCCGCTGTGGCTCGCGGGATTGTTCCATCTGCTCTTTGCGCCGGCGGCACGGGAGTGGCGCGCCCTGGGCCTGACCTGCGTGTTGGTGATTCTGATCTTGATGGCGCTGAGCGGGAAAGCCTACTACACGCTGGGCGCGTATCCGCTGTTGTTCGCCGCCGGCGGGGTTGCGTTCGAAAGGCTGGAGGCGCTGCGCGGGCGGGTGTTGCGGCCGGCGATGCTGGCGATCATGATTCTGATCGCCCTGCCTGCGCTTCCCTACGGCCTGCCGGTGCTGCCGCTGGAGCGGATGGCGGCTTACGCCCAGGCGAGCCGGGCCTGGGGAATGGAGGGCGCGCTGGCTTGGGAAGACGGTCGCGTGCACGAGCTGCCGCAGGATTATGCGGATATGACCGGCTGGCGCGAGCTGGCAGAGATCGTCATCCGGACGTATGACGGTTTGAGCGCAGCGGAAAAGGCGCATACCACCATTTACGCCGAAAATTACGGTCAAGCCGGCGCGATCAAATTCTATGGAAGAAAACGCGGTTTGCCGGAGCCGGTGAGCTTCAATGAATCGTTCGTGCTCTGGGCGCCCGACAGCGTGGCGCTCGGCACGCTGATCTACCTGAATGATGAGCTGGGCGCGGACCTGCAGCCTCACTTCGGGGAGATCGAGCTGGCCGGCCGGGTGAACAACCGCTATTTCCGCGAGAACGGCGTGCAGGTTTACCTGTGCCGCAATCCGCGCGAGGGCCTGGCGGCGTTCTATCGCAGCCGCGTCGCGAGCCAGAAGAATCACTATCGCTGA